In a genomic window of Candidatus Polarisedimenticolia bacterium:
- a CDS encoding TldD/PmbA family protein, which produces MQSDSWSHGWPGSGGGVCTLPPGSRSRSSRGSTRRDFLRSCGTSAMALAAVDLIPGAFVTRRAAAAVMPPDRLDELGAVALDRARSLGASYADIRINRYRTQSVLLRSAPDWASGAINNVPSVTDDESFGFGVRVIHAGAWGFAASADVDKDTIARMTSEAVGIARAHAKLRGEPVRLAKVSPAKDTYRTPVEKDPFEVGIAAKIALLQQISDEVRKVPGIFSVNGFMELRQEDRFFASTENSVIRQVIVQVAPEYTAVARDLKARKTKSRTFRPDAVCGGYEFVERAGMVDNARRIGEEAVNHLKAPSVVAGKKDLVLLPTHLALTIHESIGHSTELDRAMGYEANYAGTSFLTTDKLGKFRVGSDLVNIFGDRILPQALSTCGYDDDGARTKRFPILKSGIFVGYQTTREQAHWIGQDESMACCYADSYASVPFQRMPNVWLQASETPRSLDDLVGGVDDGVLIDGRGSYSIDHQRFNFQFGGDAFWEIKGGKLGPMIADVAYQSRTPDFWQACDQIGDQSTWRNVGLNRDGKGEPGQINAMSHGCPPSRFRGITVIRTE; this is translated from the coding sequence ATGCAATCGGACTCCTGGAGTCACGGATGGCCCGGCAGCGGGGGAGGCGTCTGCACGCTGCCGCCGGGCTCCAGGAGCCGGTCCTCCCGTGGATCGACCCGCCGGGATTTCCTCAGGTCCTGCGGCACCTCCGCCATGGCGCTCGCGGCGGTCGATCTGATCCCCGGCGCGTTCGTCACCCGCCGCGCCGCGGCCGCCGTCATGCCCCCGGATCGGCTGGACGAGCTCGGAGCGGTGGCGCTCGACCGGGCGCGCTCCCTCGGAGCGAGCTACGCCGACATCCGCATCAACCGGTATCGCACCCAGAGCGTGCTCCTGCGCTCGGCCCCCGACTGGGCCTCGGGCGCCATCAACAACGTCCCCTCGGTCACGGACGACGAGAGCTTCGGCTTCGGCGTGCGCGTCATCCACGCCGGCGCCTGGGGGTTCGCGGCCAGCGCCGACGTGGACAAGGACACGATCGCGCGGATGACCTCCGAGGCGGTCGGCATCGCACGCGCGCACGCGAAGCTGCGAGGCGAGCCGGTGCGCCTGGCGAAGGTCTCTCCCGCGAAGGACACCTACCGGACGCCGGTTGAAAAGGATCCGTTCGAGGTCGGAATCGCGGCGAAGATCGCCCTGCTGCAGCAGATCAGCGACGAGGTCAGGAAGGTCCCGGGGATTTTCTCGGTCAACGGGTTCATGGAGCTGCGCCAGGAGGACCGCTTCTTCGCGTCCACCGAGAACAGCGTCATCCGCCAGGTGATCGTGCAGGTGGCGCCCGAGTATACGGCCGTCGCCCGCGACCTGAAGGCCCGCAAGACGAAGTCGCGCACCTTCAGGCCGGACGCGGTCTGCGGCGGCTACGAGTTCGTCGAGCGGGCCGGCATGGTGGACAACGCCCGACGGATCGGCGAGGAGGCGGTGAACCACCTCAAGGCGCCTTCGGTCGTCGCGGGAAAGAAGGACCTGGTCCTGCTCCCCACGCACCTGGCCCTGACCATCCACGAGTCGATCGGCCACTCCACCGAGCTGGATCGCGCCATGGGGTACGAGGCCAATTACGCCGGGACGTCGTTCCTGACGACCGACAAGCTGGGGAAGTTCCGCGTCGGCTCCGACCTGGTCAACATCTTCGGCGACCGCATCCTGCCACAGGCCCTCTCGACCTGCGGCTACGACGACGACGGCGCCAGGACCAAGCGCTTCCCGATCCTGAAGAGCGGGATCTTCGTCGGCTACCAGACGACGCGCGAGCAGGCGCACTGGATCGGGCAGGACGAGTCGATGGCCTGCTGCTACGCCGATTCGTACGCCTCGGTGCCGTTCCAGAGGATGCCGAACGTGTGGCTCCAGGCGAGCGAGACGCCGCGCTCGCTGGACGACCTGGTGGGAGGGGTGGACGACGGGGTCCTCATCGACGGGCGCGGCTCGTACTCGATCGATCACCAGCGCTTCAATTTCCAGTTCGGCGGCGACGCTTTCTGGGAGATCAAGGGGGGCAAGCTCGGCCCGATGATCGCCGACGTCGCCTACCAGAGCCGCACGCCCGATTTCTGGCAGGCCTGCGATCAGATCGGCGATCAGTCGACCTGGAGGAACGTGGGGCTCAACCGCGACGGCAAGGGGGAGCCGGGCCAGATCAACGCCATGAGCCACGGCTGCCCTCCGTCGCGCTTCCGCGGCATCACGGTCATCCGCACCGAGTAG
- a CDS encoding TldD/PmbA family protein: MRWDQGEAKRTIERILSLAGPGEWELELTARTSSHTRFARNEISTSGFVEDVDLSVTSRREGRSGSVGTNDLSTAGLKAAIARAAEMRDLMPADPEAVEMLGPQSYPALEKKYDDATARARAAERASGVKTTLGLAQRKSLTSAGFFENRVTHRAIGNSKGNFGYHLSTDAEFSVTMRTGDGTGSGWAAGASPRLDDLDVKSLARRAADKGIASASPRDVPPGDYTVVLEPAAVVDLLQTLQFGALQARAADEGRSVFSKQGGGSRVGEKVVHESVTLRTDPFDPRLPGAPWSVRGGFGGESTDGLPNRRIAWIEKGVLKRLYADRYWAGKTGVEATPFPGSLVLEGGTGSLEGLIAGTDRGLLVTRFFYIRTVNPQTWQLTGLTRDGLFLIEKGKIVHPVTNLRFNESPIVMLQNIEAMSVSSPAGRMVVPAIRSREFTFTSKSDAV; the protein is encoded by the coding sequence GTGCGCTGGGACCAGGGAGAGGCGAAGAGGACGATCGAGCGCATCCTGTCGCTCGCCGGGCCGGGTGAGTGGGAGCTCGAGCTGACCGCGCGCACGTCGTCCCACACGCGCTTCGCCCGGAACGAGATCTCGACCTCCGGATTCGTCGAAGACGTGGACCTGAGCGTGACGTCGCGCAGGGAGGGCCGCAGCGGCTCCGTGGGGACCAATGATCTCTCCACCGCGGGGCTGAAGGCGGCGATCGCGCGCGCGGCGGAGATGCGCGACCTCATGCCGGCCGATCCCGAGGCCGTGGAGATGCTGGGCCCCCAGTCCTATCCCGCCCTCGAGAAGAAATACGACGACGCGACCGCCCGCGCCCGGGCCGCCGAGCGCGCCTCCGGTGTCAAGACGACCCTGGGGCTGGCGCAGCGCAAGTCCCTGACCTCGGCCGGCTTCTTCGAGAACAGGGTCACGCACCGGGCGATCGGAAACAGCAAGGGGAACTTCGGCTACCACCTGTCGACCGACGCCGAGTTTTCGGTCACCATGCGCACGGGGGACGGGACCGGCTCGGGCTGGGCGGCGGGCGCCTCGCCGCGCCTCGACGACCTCGACGTGAAGTCCCTGGCGCGACGCGCCGCGGACAAGGGGATCGCCTCGGCCTCGCCGCGGGACGTGCCCCCCGGCGACTACACGGTCGTGCTCGAGCCGGCGGCGGTGGTGGATCTTCTCCAGACCCTGCAGTTCGGGGCGCTGCAGGCGCGCGCCGCCGACGAGGGGCGGAGCGTCTTCTCGAAGCAGGGGGGCGGGAGCCGCGTCGGCGAGAAGGTGGTCCACGAATCGGTCACGCTGCGCACCGATCCGTTCGACCCCCGCCTGCCGGGAGCGCCCTGGAGCGTGCGCGGGGGCTTCGGAGGGGAGTCGACCGACGGCCTGCCGAACCGCCGGATCGCCTGGATCGAGAAAGGCGTCCTGAAACGGCTGTACGCCGATCGCTACTGGGCCGGCAAGACGGGGGTCGAAGCCACGCCCTTCCCGGGCAGCCTCGTCCTGGAAGGCGGCACCGGGTCCCTCGAGGGCCTGATCGCCGGGACGGACCGCGGCCTCCTGGTCACGCGTTTCTTCTACATCCGCACGGTCAATCCGCAGACCTGGCAGCTCACAGGGCTGACGCGCGACGGGCTGTTCCTGATCGAAAAGGGAAAGATCGTCCATCCGGTCACCAACCTGCGCTTCAACGAGAGCCCCATCGTGATGCTGCAGAACATCGAGGCGATGAGCGTCTCGTCCCCCGCCGGCCGGATGGTCGTGCCGGCGATCCGGTCGCGCGAGTTCACCTTCACCAGCAAGTCCGACGCGGTCTAG
- a CDS encoding FAD-dependent oxidoreductase: MKDGGVSRRSLLKGGAACATLAASRFLPPLLRAQSGPPAASSPAAGTGALPGRPGARPRVAVVGAGAFGGFTALSLVRRGARVTLVDAWGPGNSRASSGGETRVIRATYGPDRIYVQMVAQALRLWRENETRFGQRLYRKTGVLWMVGRDDRFERASLSLLREEGLAFDEMSRSDAATRYPQVSFEGIARAILEKEGGYLLARRSCQVVMEGLQKEGGEYRQVSAAPGVVGKEGMGALPLSDGTRLAADHYVFACGPWLGRMFPEAIGDRVLPTRQEVFFFGTPAGDPRYQEDRLPVWVDHGDRIVYGVPGNEWRGFKVADDTHGPVFDPDRSDRIATADGLASARAYLARRFPGLTGAPLLEARVCQYENSPDGRFILDRLPGADNAWIVGGGSGHGFKHGPAIGERMADLVLGAATPDPFFALSRFTK; encoded by the coding sequence GTGAAGGACGGCGGGGTGTCCCGGAGGAGCCTTCTCAAGGGGGGCGCCGCGTGCGCGACACTGGCGGCGTCCCGCTTCCTGCCTCCCCTCCTCCGCGCCCAATCCGGACCGCCCGCCGCCTCGTCGCCGGCCGCGGGGACCGGAGCCCTTCCGGGCCGGCCGGGCGCGCGGCCGCGCGTGGCGGTCGTCGGCGCCGGGGCGTTCGGCGGCTTCACCGCCCTGTCTCTCGTGCGGCGCGGAGCGCGGGTCACCCTGGTCGACGCCTGGGGACCCGGCAATTCGCGCGCCAGCTCCGGCGGCGAGACCCGGGTCATCCGCGCCACCTACGGGCCGGACCGCATCTACGTCCAGATGGTGGCGCAGGCGCTGCGGCTGTGGCGGGAGAACGAAACCCGGTTCGGGCAGAGACTCTACCGGAAGACCGGCGTCCTGTGGATGGTGGGCCGCGACGATCGTTTCGAGCGGGCCTCCCTCTCCCTGCTGCGGGAGGAGGGGCTCGCGTTCGACGAGATGTCCCGCTCCGACGCCGCCACGCGCTATCCCCAGGTGAGCTTCGAGGGAATCGCGCGGGCCATCCTCGAGAAGGAGGGCGGCTACCTGCTGGCCCGACGTTCCTGCCAGGTCGTCATGGAGGGGCTGCAGAAGGAAGGGGGGGAGTACCGCCAGGTGTCGGCGGCGCCGGGTGTGGTCGGGAAGGAGGGCATGGGGGCCCTGCCCCTGTCGGATGGCACACGGCTGGCCGCCGACCACTACGTGTTCGCCTGCGGTCCGTGGCTCGGCAGGATGTTCCCCGAGGCGATCGGCGACCGCGTGCTGCCGACGCGCCAGGAGGTGTTCTTCTTCGGAACGCCGGCGGGCGATCCCCGGTACCAGGAGGACCGTCTGCCGGTCTGGGTCGACCACGGCGATCGGATCGTCTACGGAGTCCCCGGCAACGAATGGCGCGGCTTCAAGGTCGCCGACGACACGCACGGTCCTGTCTTCGACCCGGACAGGAGCGACCGCATCGCCACCGCGGACGGCCTGGCGTCGGCCCGGGCCTATCTGGCCCGGCGCTTTCCCGGCCTCACGGGGGCGCCGCTCCTCGAAGCGCGGGTCTGCCAGTACGAGAACTCCCCGGATGGCCGCTTCATCCTCGATCGCCTCCCGGGAGCCGACAACGCCTGGATCGTCGGGGGCGGGTCGGGGCACGGCTTCAAGCACGGTCCCGCCATCGGCGAGCGGATGGCCGATCTCGTCCTGGGCGCCGCGACACCCGATCCCTTCTTCGCCCTGTCCCGGTTCACGAAGTAG